GGTGACGATGATGCGGTCAAAGGGCGCCTGATCGGGCAGACCAAAGGATCCGTCGGCGGTCATGGTGGTGATATTGACCAGCTGCAACTGCTGGAACACCAGCTGCGCCGCGCGCACCAGCCGGGCGTGGCGGTCGACCGTATAGACCCGCCGCGCCAGCTTTGCCAGGATCGCCGCCTGGTAGCCCGAGCCGGTACCGACCTCGAGCACCTTGTCACGCGGATTGACCTCCAGCGCCTGGGTCATCAAACCGACAACCGAGGGCTGGCTGATGGTCTGACCACAGGCGATGGGAAGGGGCATATCCTCATAGGCGCGCCCGGAAAACAGGCCCCGCACGAACAGGCCGCGATCCACCTCTTCCATCGCCGCCAGCACCCGCTTGTCGGTCACCCCCTTGGATCGGAGAGCAAACAGGAACTGCATCTTGGTTTCGGGATCGGGTCCGCTCATAGGGTCGCCTGCAAGGCCTCCAGCGCATCATCGGCGGTCAGGTCCGCGCGCATCGGCGTGACCGAGACATAGCCGTCGAGATTGGCCGCCGCATCAGTGCCCGGCGCGGTACGCTGCTGCTGATCGCCACCCTTGATCCAGAGGAACCGCTTGCCCGAGGGCGACAGATGCGGCTCGGCGGAAAACCGCGTACCTTCGCGAAACCCCTGCCGCACCGCCCGGAGTCCCTTGACCTCGGCGGCCGGGACGGGCGGGAAATTGACGTTGTAGAACAGCCGGTAATCGGGGCGTTCCTGGGGCCAGGTGTCAAGGATGCGCCGGATCACCTGAACCCCGTGGCTCTGGGCGATTTCGAACGGATCGGTGCGCCCGTAATTGCGCGGGCCGAAGAATTGCGACAGGGCGATGGCGCGCAGGCCCTGCAACGCCGCCTCCATCGCGCCCCCGAGCGTGCCCGAGTAGAGCGCGTTCTCGGCCGAATTGTTGCCCCGGTTCACGCCAGAGAGGACCAGATCGGGCGGCGCGTCCTTCATCACGTCATGCAGGCCGGCCAGCACACAATCGGCCGGAGACCCCTCGG
The window above is part of the Ruegeria pomeroyi DSS-3 genome. Proteins encoded here:
- the surE gene encoding 5'/3'-nucleotidase SurE, producing MRILITNDDGINAPGLAALEQVALELAGPGGEVWTVAPAFEQSGVGHCISYTHPMLIARMGERRFAAEGSPADCVLAGLHDVMKDAPPDLVLSGVNRGNNSAENALYSGTLGGAMEAALQGLRAIALSQFFGPRNYGRTDPFEIAQSHGVQVIRRILDTWPQERPDYRLFYNVNFPPVPAAEVKGLRAVRQGFREGTRFSAEPHLSPSGKRFLWIKGGDQQQRTAPGTDAAANLDGYVSVTPMRADLTADDALEALQATL
- a CDS encoding protein-L-isoaspartate(D-aspartate) O-methyltransferase, translated to MSGPDPETKMQFLFALRSKGVTDKRVLAAMEEVDRGLFVRGLFSGRAYEDMPLPIACGQTISQPSVVGLMTQALEVNPRDKVLEVGTGSGYQAAILAKLARRVYTVDRHARLVRAAQLVFQQLQLVNITTMTADGSFGLPDQAPFDRIIVTAAAEDAPGPLLAQLKIGGIMVLPVGQSDTVQTLIRVRRTEQGFDYDELRPVRFVPLLEGLGKDG